A single Equus asinus isolate D_3611 breed Donkey chromosome 21, EquAss-T2T_v2, whole genome shotgun sequence DNA region contains:
- the KBTBD12 gene encoding kelch repeat and BTB domain-containing protein 12 isoform X3: protein MECKIQGKEKYQHSLNLLNKVKNMKELAEMVDVVLIAEGEKFPCHRLVLAAFSPYFKAMFTCGLLECTQREVILYDITAESVSVILNYMYSATLEINNANVQTVAMAAYFMQMEEVFSVCQKYMMDHMDASNCVGIYYFAKQIGAEDLSDQSKKYLYQHFAEVSLHEEILETEVHQFLTLVKSDDLNISREESILDLVLKWVNHNRELRTVHLVELLKQVRLELINPSFLRQALKRNTMLLCDAGCIDIIQNAFKAIKTPQQHSLNLRYGMETTSLLLCIGNNSSGIRSRHRNYGDASFCYDPASRKTYFISSPKYGEGLGNVCTGVVMENNTIIVAGEASASKLSRQRNKNVEIYRYHVRGNQFWEKLCTTEFRELYALGSVRNDLYVIGGQMKMKNQYLITNCVDKYSVERDNWKRVSPLPLQLACHAVVTVNNKLYVIGGWTPQMDLPDEEPDRLSNKLLQYDPNQDQWTERAPMKYSKYRFSTAVVNSEIYVLGIMGIAKGEERKFFFK from the exons ATGGAGTGCAAgattcagggaaaagaaaaataccaacatAGCTTGAATTTACTGAATAAAGTTAAGAATATGAAAGAATTAGCAGAAATGGTTGATGTAGTTCTCATAGCGGAAGGGGAGAAATTTCCTTGCCACAGACTAGTCCTGGCTGCATTTAGTCCTTATTTCAAAGCTATGTTCACGTGTGGACTACTTGAGTGTACTCAACGGGAAGTCATACTTTATGACATCACAGCAGAAAGTGTATCAGTAATATTAAATTACATGTACAGTGCGACTTTGGAGATCAATAATGCCAATGTACAAACTGTAGCTATGGCTGCGTATTTTATGCAGATGGAAGAAGTCTTTAGTGTGTGTCAAAAATATATGATGGACCATATGGATGCCTCGAACTGTGTAGGTATCTATTATTTTGCAAAGCAGATTGGAGCTGAAGATTTATCTGATCAATCgaagaaatatttatatcagCACTTTGCTGAGGTGAGCTTACATGAAGAAATACTAGAAACTGAAGTGCACCAATTTCTGACACTTGTTAAATCAGATGACCTTAACATATCCAGAGAAGAGAGCATTCTGGACTTAGTTCTGAAATGGGTAAATCATAATCGAGAATTACGCACAGTGCATCTTGTTGAGCTTTTGAAGCAAGTCAGATTGGAACTGATaaatccttcttttttaagacaaGCCCTAAAAAGGAACACAATGCTTCTATGTGATGCAGGTTGCATTGACATAATTCAAAATGCATTCAAAGCCATCAAGACACCCCAACAGCACTCTCTAAATCTTCGTTATGGCATGGAGACTACTAGTCTTTTGCTTTGCATTGGCAACAATTCTTCAGGAATCAGGTCAAGACATAGGAACTATGGGGATGCCAGTTTTTGTTATGATCCCGCATCACGGAAGACCTATTTCATCTCGTCTCCCAAGTATGGGGAGGGTTTAGGAAACGTGTGTACTGGTGTTGTCATGGAAAACAACACTATAATTGTGGCTGGAGAAGCAAGTGCCTCTAAACTCTCTAGACAAAGGAACAAGAATGTTGAAATCTATAG GTATCATGTTAGAGGAAACCAGTTTTGGGAAAAGTTATGCACAACTGAATTTCGAGAGCTCTATGCTCTAGGCAGTGTCCGTAACGACCTCTATGTTATAGGaggacagatgaaaatgaaaaaccaGTATCTTATTACAAACTGTGTTGATAAGTACTCCGTAGAACGGGACAATTGGAAAAGGGTGTCTCCCCTTCCACTACAATTGGCATGTCATGCTGTAGTAACAGTGAATAATAAACTTTATGTGATTGGAGGCTGGACCCCTCAG ATGGATCTTCCTGATGAAGAACCTGATCGATTAAGCAACAAACTGTTGCAGTATGACCCCAACCAAGATCAGTGGACAGAGCGGGCACCCATGAAGTACTCTAAGTACCGATTCAGTACAGCTGTAGTCAACAGTGAGATTTATGTTTTGG GTATAATGGGAATtgcaaaaggagaagagaggaagttctttttcaaataa
- the KBTBD12 gene encoding kelch repeat and BTB domain-containing protein 12 isoform X4 — MECKIQGKEKYQHSLNLLNKVKNMKELAEMVDVVLIAEGEKFPCHRLVLAAFSPYFKAMFTCGLLECTQREVILYDITAESVSVILNYMYSATLEINNANVQTVAMAAYFMQMEEVFSVCQKYMMDHMDASNCVGIYYFAKQIGAEDLSDQSKKYLYQHFAEVSLHEEILETEVHQFLTLVKSDDLNISREESILDLVLKWVNHNRELRTVHLVELLKQVRLELINPSFLRQALKRNTMLLCDAGCIDIIQNAFKAIKTPQQHSLNLRYGMETTSLLLCIGNNSSGIRSRHRNYGDASFCYDPASRKTYFISSPKYGEGLGNVCTGVVMENNTIIVAGEASASKLSRQRNKNVEIYRYHVRGNQFWEKLCTTEFRELYALGSVRNDLYVIGGQMKMKNQYLITNCVDKYSVERDNWKRVSPLPLQLACHAVVTVNNKLYVIGGWTPQMDLPDEEPDRLSNKLLQYDPNQDQWTERAPMKYSKYRFSTAVVNSEIYVLAQRRIE; from the exons ATGGAGTGCAAgattcagggaaaagaaaaataccaacatAGCTTGAATTTACTGAATAAAGTTAAGAATATGAAAGAATTAGCAGAAATGGTTGATGTAGTTCTCATAGCGGAAGGGGAGAAATTTCCTTGCCACAGACTAGTCCTGGCTGCATTTAGTCCTTATTTCAAAGCTATGTTCACGTGTGGACTACTTGAGTGTACTCAACGGGAAGTCATACTTTATGACATCACAGCAGAAAGTGTATCAGTAATATTAAATTACATGTACAGTGCGACTTTGGAGATCAATAATGCCAATGTACAAACTGTAGCTATGGCTGCGTATTTTATGCAGATGGAAGAAGTCTTTAGTGTGTGTCAAAAATATATGATGGACCATATGGATGCCTCGAACTGTGTAGGTATCTATTATTTTGCAAAGCAGATTGGAGCTGAAGATTTATCTGATCAATCgaagaaatatttatatcagCACTTTGCTGAGGTGAGCTTACATGAAGAAATACTAGAAACTGAAGTGCACCAATTTCTGACACTTGTTAAATCAGATGACCTTAACATATCCAGAGAAGAGAGCATTCTGGACTTAGTTCTGAAATGGGTAAATCATAATCGAGAATTACGCACAGTGCATCTTGTTGAGCTTTTGAAGCAAGTCAGATTGGAACTGATaaatccttcttttttaagacaaGCCCTAAAAAGGAACACAATGCTTCTATGTGATGCAGGTTGCATTGACATAATTCAAAATGCATTCAAAGCCATCAAGACACCCCAACAGCACTCTCTAAATCTTCGTTATGGCATGGAGACTACTAGTCTTTTGCTTTGCATTGGCAACAATTCTTCAGGAATCAGGTCAAGACATAGGAACTATGGGGATGCCAGTTTTTGTTATGATCCCGCATCACGGAAGACCTATTTCATCTCGTCTCCCAAGTATGGGGAGGGTTTAGGAAACGTGTGTACTGGTGTTGTCATGGAAAACAACACTATAATTGTGGCTGGAGAAGCAAGTGCCTCTAAACTCTCTAGACAAAGGAACAAGAATGTTGAAATCTATAG GTATCATGTTAGAGGAAACCAGTTTTGGGAAAAGTTATGCACAACTGAATTTCGAGAGCTCTATGCTCTAGGCAGTGTCCGTAACGACCTCTATGTTATAGGaggacagatgaaaatgaaaaaccaGTATCTTATTACAAACTGTGTTGATAAGTACTCCGTAGAACGGGACAATTGGAAAAGGGTGTCTCCCCTTCCACTACAATTGGCATGTCATGCTGTAGTAACAGTGAATAATAAACTTTATGTGATTGGAGGCTGGACCCCTCAG ATGGATCTTCCTGATGAAGAACCTGATCGATTAAGCAACAAACTGTTGCAGTATGACCCCAACCAAGATCAGTGGACAGAGCGGGCACCCATGAAGTACTCTAAGTACCGATTCAGTACAGCTGTAGTCAACAGTGAGATTTATGTTTTGG
- the KBTBD12 gene encoding kelch repeat and BTB domain-containing protein 12 isoform X2: MECKIQGKEKYQHSLNLLNKVKNMKELAEMVDVVLIAEGEKFPCHRLVLAAFSPYFKAMFTCGLLECTQREVILYDITAESVSVILNYMYSATLEINNANVQTVAMAAYFMQMEEVFSVCQKYMMDHMDASNCVGIYYFAKQIGAEDLSDQSKKYLYQHFAEVSLHEEILETEVHQFLTLVKSDDLNISREESILDLVLKWVNHNRELRTVHLVELLKQVRLELINPSFLRQALKRNTMLLCDAGCIDIIQNAFKAIKTPQQHSLNLRYGMETTSLLLCIGNNSSGIRSRHRNYGDASFCYDPASRKTYFISSPKYGEGLGNVCTGVVMENNTIIVAGEASASKLSRQRNKNVEIYRYHVRGNQFWEKLCTTEFRELYALGSVRNDLYVIGGQMKMKNQYLITNCVDKYSVERDNWKRVSPLPLQLACHAVVTVNNKLYVIGGWTPQMDLPDEEPDRLSNKLLQYDPNQDQWTERAPMKYSKYRFSTAVVNSEIYVLGMKLEINYRKKTRKAIKMWRLNKMLLNND, from the exons ATGGAGTGCAAgattcagggaaaagaaaaataccaacatAGCTTGAATTTACTGAATAAAGTTAAGAATATGAAAGAATTAGCAGAAATGGTTGATGTAGTTCTCATAGCGGAAGGGGAGAAATTTCCTTGCCACAGACTAGTCCTGGCTGCATTTAGTCCTTATTTCAAAGCTATGTTCACGTGTGGACTACTTGAGTGTACTCAACGGGAAGTCATACTTTATGACATCACAGCAGAAAGTGTATCAGTAATATTAAATTACATGTACAGTGCGACTTTGGAGATCAATAATGCCAATGTACAAACTGTAGCTATGGCTGCGTATTTTATGCAGATGGAAGAAGTCTTTAGTGTGTGTCAAAAATATATGATGGACCATATGGATGCCTCGAACTGTGTAGGTATCTATTATTTTGCAAAGCAGATTGGAGCTGAAGATTTATCTGATCAATCgaagaaatatttatatcagCACTTTGCTGAGGTGAGCTTACATGAAGAAATACTAGAAACTGAAGTGCACCAATTTCTGACACTTGTTAAATCAGATGACCTTAACATATCCAGAGAAGAGAGCATTCTGGACTTAGTTCTGAAATGGGTAAATCATAATCGAGAATTACGCACAGTGCATCTTGTTGAGCTTTTGAAGCAAGTCAGATTGGAACTGATaaatccttcttttttaagacaaGCCCTAAAAAGGAACACAATGCTTCTATGTGATGCAGGTTGCATTGACATAATTCAAAATGCATTCAAAGCCATCAAGACACCCCAACAGCACTCTCTAAATCTTCGTTATGGCATGGAGACTACTAGTCTTTTGCTTTGCATTGGCAACAATTCTTCAGGAATCAGGTCAAGACATAGGAACTATGGGGATGCCAGTTTTTGTTATGATCCCGCATCACGGAAGACCTATTTCATCTCGTCTCCCAAGTATGGGGAGGGTTTAGGAAACGTGTGTACTGGTGTTGTCATGGAAAACAACACTATAATTGTGGCTGGAGAAGCAAGTGCCTCTAAACTCTCTAGACAAAGGAACAAGAATGTTGAAATCTATAG GTATCATGTTAGAGGAAACCAGTTTTGGGAAAAGTTATGCACAACTGAATTTCGAGAGCTCTATGCTCTAGGCAGTGTCCGTAACGACCTCTATGTTATAGGaggacagatgaaaatgaaaaaccaGTATCTTATTACAAACTGTGTTGATAAGTACTCCGTAGAACGGGACAATTGGAAAAGGGTGTCTCCCCTTCCACTACAATTGGCATGTCATGCTGTAGTAACAGTGAATAATAAACTTTATGTGATTGGAGGCTGGACCCCTCAG ATGGATCTTCCTGATGAAGAACCTGATCGATTAAGCAACAAACTGTTGCAGTATGACCCCAACCAAGATCAGTGGACAGAGCGGGCACCCATGAAGTACTCTAAGTACCGATTCAGTACAGCTGTAGTCAACAGTGAGATTTATGTTTTGG gtatgaaactagaaatcaactacaggaagaaaaccagaaaagccataaaaatgtggagattaaacaaaatgctactgaacaatgattga